A stretch of Chelmon rostratus isolate fCheRos1 chromosome 18, fCheRos1.pri, whole genome shotgun sequence DNA encodes these proteins:
- the LOC121622357 gene encoding trace amine-associated receptor 1-like, translating to MTTTTYLLCIFVGSLSVFIMCGNLLLISSIIYFKQLRTPTNFLILSLAVADLLVGVFVLPFSTMLSVSSCWYLQDVLCKVRSSFDIFLCTASIFNLCFISVDRYYAVCQPLRYRAKINVCVIMIMILLSWTVPALNGIVITILGVNQEQSNRTCVLFQHIRFAMIGIGLGFYLPAIVMSTIYLKILIVARRQVSSIQNTTHQSTKSGAAVSKMERKATKTLAVVMGVFLICWTPFFLCMTFNPLTNYTIPVPVIAAFKWLGWSNSMLNPLVYAFFYSRFRSAFRMIISGKIFQVADAAVFAADGIKK from the exons ATGACCACCACCAcatatttattatgtatttttgttggCTCTTTATCAGTTTTTATAATGTGTGGAAATCTTCTTTTAATAAGCTCCATcatttacttcaaacagctccGCACTCCTACAaacttcctcatcctctctctggctgtggctgacctgcttgttggggtttttgtcttgcCTTTCAGCACAATGCTGTCTGTAAGCTCATGTTGGTATCTTCAGGATGTACTGTGTAAGGTACGAAGCAGCTTTGACATCTTTCTTTGTACAGCTTCTATTTTTAACCTGTGCTTTATTTCTGTTGACAGATATTACGCTGTGTGTCAGCCTCTGAGGTACAGAgctaaaataaatgtctgtgttaTCATGATCATGATCCTCTTGAGCTGGACTGTCCCTGCGCTAAATGGAATTGTCATCACAATTTTAGGAGTGAACCAAGAACAATCTAACAGGACGTGTGTCTTATTTCAACATATACGTTTCGCAATGATAGGAATTGGTTTGGGATTTTATCTCCCGGCTATCGTAATGTCCACCATCTATCTAAAGATTTTGATTGTGGCACGGAGACAGGTATCCAGCATCCAGAACACAACCCATCAGAGCACAAAGTCTGGAGCAGCTGTcagtaagatggagagaaaggccACCAAAACTCTGGCTGTTGTTATGGGAGTTTTTCTCATCTGTTGGACTCCCTTCTTTCTTTGTATGACCTTTAACCCTTTGACTAATTACACAATACCAGTTCCTGTGATTGCAGCATTTAAGTGGCTCGGATGGTCAAACTCAATGCTCAATCCATTGGTCtatgctttcttttacagcagGTTTCGATCGGCTTTCAGAATGATAATTTCTGGGAAAATATTTCAAG TTGCAGACgctgctgtttttgctgcagatGGCATTAAGAAATAG